One window of Phycisphaerae bacterium genomic DNA carries:
- a CDS encoding undecaprenyl/decaprenyl-phosphate alpha-N-acetylglucosaminyl 1-phosphate transferase, with amino-acid sequence MGFRVISDSTLPILAAPIGFALSAPATWFMRRWAIRLDFTDKPGGHKGHAAPIALGGGVGVTAAIVLPIILVSIFACAFASTPPSWIPDSAAPHLAGIAAKTPGALAICAGAVTLCIMGLWDDRRPLGPGIKFLIQGAVATLLVLFCNLRLLSHLGEPISIILSILWIVTLTNSLNFLDNMDGLAAGVAAIAAAVFAITSMLGGQIFVPACCWLLVGSLLGFLPFNFYPARIYMGDAGSTVVGMLLGVFTIMTTFVAPAHGDRPLAVFSPIVVMAVPLYDTLSVFLIRWRLSVPLWRGDRRHFSHRLVKRGMSVPRAVMVIWLATAVTAMPALLLPKAGWAEAWGILIHTALVVCLVALLESTGEHA; translated from the coding sequence ATGGGCTTTCGCGTGATCAGCGATTCGACATTACCGATCCTGGCTGCCCCCATTGGCTTCGCGCTCTCCGCGCCGGCGACGTGGTTCATGCGCCGATGGGCCATCCGCCTCGACTTCACCGACAAGCCTGGCGGCCATAAGGGTCACGCCGCCCCCATCGCGCTGGGCGGGGGCGTCGGGGTGACCGCCGCGATCGTGCTGCCGATCATTCTTGTTTCAATTTTCGCGTGCGCCTTTGCGTCCACCCCGCCTTCATGGATTCCCGATTCGGCGGCGCCACATCTCGCGGGCATCGCGGCGAAAACACCGGGAGCGCTGGCGATCTGCGCCGGCGCGGTCACCTTGTGCATAATGGGCCTCTGGGACGATCGGAGGCCGCTCGGGCCCGGAATCAAATTTCTGATTCAAGGCGCCGTTGCGACGCTGCTCGTGCTTTTCTGCAACCTGCGACTGCTTTCCCATCTCGGCGAGCCGATATCAATCATCCTTTCGATCCTGTGGATCGTCACGCTGACCAATTCGCTCAACTTTCTCGACAACATGGACGGGCTTGCAGCCGGCGTGGCGGCGATCGCCGCGGCCGTGTTCGCGATAACCTCCATGCTCGGCGGGCAGATCTTTGTGCCGGCGTGCTGCTGGCTTCTGGTCGGATCGCTGCTGGGCTTCCTGCCGTTCAACTTTTATCCCGCGCGCATTTACATGGGCGATGCCGGAAGCACCGTCGTCGGCATGCTGCTCGGGGTCTTTACGATCATGACCACCTTCGTGGCTCCGGCTCATGGCGATCGTCCGCTCGCCGTGTTTTCTCCGATCGTCGTCATGGCCGTGCCGCTGTATGACACGCTGTCGGTTTTTCTGATCCGTTGGCGGCTGAGCGTGCCGCTCTGGCGGGGCGATCGCCGACATTTCTCGCATCGACTCGTCAAACGCGGAATGAGCGTGCCGCGTGCCGTTATGGTGATCTGGCTGGCGACCGCCGTCACGGCCATGCCGGCATTGCTCCTACCTAAGGCCGGTTGGGCCGAGGCATGGGGCATCCTCATCCACACTGCGCTCGTGGTCTGCCTTGTCGCCCTGCTCGAAAGCACGGGTGAACATGCGTGA
- a CDS encoding DUF4091 domain-containing protein — MIMLFCSEQSSRQAQKFAQRSGALSVIGGRSFVVMGAFAPVLLLFGCGQPKANPIMPMAWATGPSESIAATDAAGTQSDYFNASSGSVSLRGAVNETVAFSYALHAERVAIAGVQITATDLTGPAGRISADAFRLYRHWPITIDRYPNWYLRSIGLREPRQIPDALVPIDAPQHGQPYVIPRNENLVMWVEIRIPASTNVGRYSGELVVRSAAGGSLRTPIILDVLDLFTEPERALPVIAKVQLGPIIKSHTRVDPNNPRLVASDPDARRVIRETFELLHDHGLSPVTDEIYPRLTQDLDGSLLLQWDDYDAVCGPLIDGSAYADRRPAAAWPVPVNLEQPDPSQYGGVDSTTYAAVLSEYLANVAAHVRQKGWMGQSYIFFNTPRGDEAETGDFDRVRRLATMTHFVEPDLPFATRLAPQSMAPFGWFEHVFQDLSAQIDIWATPARYQHPPTLRRLQTLGKRTWLPPDRPPYSGSLAVEAPPIQARSLAWQAYLQGHEAVLLDAVTSWPDAVFDTAIRNRQQRTDAWLVYPGTMFGLSSPVPSVRLKQLQLGLQDHQRLRQLTESGRKETAKLVASSLIKAAGTDAYGDNYQDGLLGRRVETPATWELARRILDDELRYTLRPPTTTQPEETPVAGAAREDWISFLEETRTIEAWTESARLRRDERPGQEGWVLTFEAGVRSELRTPAEGEFRFGGMPTGLRNISDVVRVGPLNEWAVARRQLIAKSDTLPVADLDGHFVQPILFDAGANGKVEIAATVSVVQAPRAPLPITIDGKLSDWPPSAFNAAGDFRLVSNRDGLGRERRRAESQTIAYFLVSRGMLFIGVHAGTPKRESTDASDAPGAVPMRNFVEYEDLMPVGEDLIEIILDPTNKGTQSGDLYHIVLKSTGNPRFECGIGTHPPIGDVRPWAGPLPECCVVRTEFGWSAEVAIPIESFGPDAVFNRVWGLNIARLEPTRGEYSDWARAPRYCYDPRSLGNLVWPE; from the coding sequence ATGATCATGCTGTTTTGCTCCGAACAATCCAGCCGCCAAGCACAAAAATTCGCCCAACGGTCCGGCGCGTTATCCGTAATCGGCGGGCGATCCTTCGTCGTGATGGGGGCGTTTGCTCCGGTGCTGCTGCTTTTCGGCTGCGGGCAACCGAAGGCGAATCCGATCATGCCGATGGCGTGGGCGACCGGTCCATCGGAATCCATCGCGGCGACGGATGCCGCGGGGACTCAGTCTGACTACTTCAACGCCAGCTCGGGCAGCGTATCGCTGCGCGGCGCCGTCAACGAAACAGTCGCGTTCTCCTACGCGCTGCATGCCGAAAGAGTCGCCATCGCGGGTGTGCAGATCACGGCGACCGACCTCACCGGGCCGGCGGGCCGGATTTCCGCGGACGCGTTTCGGCTGTATCGGCACTGGCCGATCACGATCGATCGATATCCCAACTGGTATCTGCGATCGATCGGGCTTCGCGAGCCGCGGCAGATTCCCGATGCGCTTGTGCCGATCGACGCGCCGCAGCATGGGCAACCCTACGTCATTCCGCGCAATGAGAATCTCGTGATGTGGGTTGAGATTCGAATTCCGGCCAGTACGAATGTCGGACGCTATTCGGGCGAACTGGTTGTGCGCAGCGCCGCGGGCGGATCGCTTCGAACGCCGATCATTCTTGATGTGCTCGATCTATTTACGGAGCCGGAGCGAGCTTTGCCGGTTATCGCCAAGGTCCAACTGGGCCCGATTATCAAGTCCCACACCCGTGTCGATCCGAATAATCCGCGACTCGTGGCGAGCGACCCGGATGCGCGCCGCGTCATTCGTGAAACCTTCGAGCTACTGCACGATCACGGCCTGTCGCCCGTCACCGACGAAATCTATCCCAGATTGACGCAGGATCTCGACGGCAGCCTGCTTCTGCAATGGGACGATTATGACGCCGTGTGCGGCCCCCTGATTGACGGAAGCGCCTACGCCGACCGCCGACCGGCCGCCGCATGGCCCGTGCCGGTCAATCTCGAGCAGCCCGATCCGTCGCAATATGGCGGAGTGGATTCGACGACGTACGCGGCGGTGCTCAGCGAGTACCTCGCGAATGTCGCGGCGCACGTTCGGCAGAAGGGTTGGATGGGCCAGTCGTACATTTTTTTCAACACGCCACGCGGCGACGAAGCTGAGACGGGTGACTTCGATCGCGTGCGCCGCCTGGCAACCATGACCCACTTCGTGGAGCCGGACCTGCCGTTTGCCACCCGGCTGGCGCCGCAATCGATGGCGCCCTTCGGATGGTTTGAGCATGTATTTCAGGATCTGTCCGCACAGATTGACATCTGGGCGACACCTGCCCGCTATCAGCATCCGCCCACGCTGCGACGACTCCAGACTCTCGGCAAGCGCACATGGCTTCCTCCCGATCGGCCGCCCTACAGTGGATCGCTGGCGGTCGAAGCGCCGCCGATCCAGGCGCGAAGCCTGGCCTGGCAGGCGTATCTGCAAGGTCATGAGGCCGTTCTTCTTGACGCCGTAACCAGTTGGCCCGATGCGGTGTTCGACACGGCCATTCGCAATCGACAACAGCGCACCGACGCATGGCTGGTATATCCCGGCACGATGTTCGGACTGTCTTCACCGGTGCCGTCCGTGCGACTGAAGCAGCTCCAGCTTGGCCTTCAGGACCACCAGCGACTTCGTCAACTCACCGAGAGCGGCCGGAAGGAGACGGCAAAGCTCGTAGCCAGTTCGCTCATCAAGGCAGCGGGCACCGACGCATATGGAGACAATTACCAGGACGGACTTCTTGGCCGGCGCGTCGAGACGCCGGCGACATGGGAACTGGCGCGGCGTATTCTGGACGACGAACTGCGCTACACGCTCCGGCCGCCGACGACGACCCAGCCCGAAGAAACACCCGTCGCGGGCGCGGCGCGCGAAGACTGGATCAGTTTCCTCGAAGAGACCCGGACAATCGAAGCGTGGACGGAGTCTGCGCGGCTGCGTCGCGACGAACGCCCGGGACAGGAAGGCTGGGTGCTCACGTTCGAGGCGGGCGTCCGCAGCGAGCTGCGCACCCCGGCCGAGGGCGAGTTTCGCTTTGGCGGCATGCCGACCGGGTTGCGAAATATCAGCGACGTGGTGCGAGTGGGGCCCTTGAATGAGTGGGCCGTCGCGCGGCGGCAGCTGATTGCGAAGAGTGATACGCTGCCGGTCGCCGATCTCGACGGCCATTTCGTGCAGCCCATCCTCTTTGACGCCGGCGCGAACGGGAAAGTGGAAATCGCGGCGACGGTCTCCGTGGTGCAAGCGCCCCGGGCGCCGCTCCCGATCACGATCGACGGGAAGCTCAGTGACTGGCCGCCGAGCGCCTTCAATGCAGCCGGTGATTTTCGACTTGTATCAAATCGAGACGGCCTCGGCCGTGAACGCCGCAGGGCGGAATCACAGACGATTGCCTACTTTCTGGTTTCGCGCGGCATGCTCTTCATCGGCGTACACGCAGGCACGCCCAAGCGCGAATCCACAGATGCAAGCGATGCGCCCGGCGCGGTCCCGATGCGGAATTTCGTGGAATATGAAGATCTCATGCCGGTCGGCGAGGACCTCATCGAGATCATTCTCGATCCGACGAACAAAGGAACGCAAAGCGGCGACCTGTATCACATCGTGCTGAAGTCAACCGGCAATCCGCGCTTCGAGTGTGGTATCGGCACTCACCCACCCATCGGGGATGTAAGGCCGTGGGCCGGCCCGCTGCCCGAGTGCTGTGTCGTCCGAACGGAGTTCGGCTGGTCCGCGGAGGTCGCGATTCCCATCGAGTCGTTCGGACCCGATGCAGTCTTCAATCGCGTCTGGGGGTTGAACATTGCGCGGCTAGAGCCGACGCGCGGTGAGTACTCCGACTGGGCGCGGGCTCCGCGGTACTGCTACGATCCGCGGTCGCTCGGCAATCTTGTCTGGCCGGAGTAA
- a CDS encoding 5-formyltetrahydrofolate cyclo-ligase, giving the protein MKKELRSGLRSLLEAMSPDVIRQKSGQAARHLFAEPIWTRCEILMIYLSLNHEADTTPIVLRAWQSRKRVLAPQVGWETKQMLPVEIRNLDTDVADSNYGIREPVRGVPFPIELIDLVIVPGIGFDLQGNRLGRGRGFYDRFLSRPNFKGVFCGFALEEQVVPSLPADPHDVKVHMLVTDQQVRHFAK; this is encoded by the coding sequence GTGAAAAAGGAACTTCGTTCAGGACTTCGCTCACTGCTCGAGGCCATGTCGCCCGACGTGATTCGTCAGAAGTCGGGTCAGGCGGCCCGGCATCTCTTCGCCGAGCCAATCTGGACTCGATGCGAAATCCTGATGATCTACCTCTCGCTGAATCATGAAGCCGACACGACTCCCATCGTGCTTCGAGCCTGGCAGTCCCGCAAGCGCGTGTTGGCGCCGCAGGTCGGCTGGGAGACCAAGCAGATGCTTCCGGTCGAGATCAGGAATCTCGATACCGATGTGGCCGACAGCAACTACGGCATTCGAGAGCCGGTGCGCGGCGTGCCGTTTCCGATCGAATTGATCGACTTGGTCATCGTGCCGGGCATCGGATTCGACCTTCAGGGAAATCGGCTCGGTCGCGGAAGAGGCTTCTACGATCGCTTTCTTTCACGGCCGAATTTCAAAGGAGTGTTCTGCGGATTCGCGCTGGAAGAGCAGGTTGTTCCGTCGCTGCCGGCCGACCCGCACGATGTGAAGGTTCATATGCTCGTGACCGATCAGCAGGTTCGGCATTTTGCGAAATAA
- a CDS encoding O-antigen ligase family protein, whose product MRDRRAERPPPRGEIASNERISHVLLFILLALIPLRTIINETHTFESPRLMRTLQAPGTVQPATTFVLDAIIIAVAGTVLVRQFQRGLKPRTTGGELGFALLAVAAIISTTRAGQKHLALIGTIDFLSGLVYFFALRQLLTSPRHIRLALYVLTGTAATIVFKAAWQHFVELPDTIRYFEEHRAELMGPASNGEPSPGFTHDFEMRMRSGAVTGFYGHPNLLASQLIVFIAAVVSLIADRLSRKIRPAAIAMPALLILALFAVLFGTQSKGAMAACLIGAVFWIGHSLLRRLRLPPNRAIALGWIVAALAAAAVVGLLRAKPDVLGRSILFRYMYWQGAADMMHELGLLGVGADNFGRHFTRFKPVECPEEVESPHSWPVQLATEWGVVGLAGFLILAIGVSRRAAEPTGPADHDTTSAGESSSMILRISAVFACTFIPWLAIVGNDEPALLTLSAGLVAFPWFIGALASAFEFTDSPGISDARTGPISLIAAAGVIGFLVHTSIDLALFAGGPATSFLALAAVMLASRDHEATVQPPPPSALASRRPRAPLIAAAVFAASSGAILLWLALSAAKVAAELPVARAAVKPTPWEIYERSPGGIAYASAHACYPLDATAVTEWTEQLFPRVRTLAHSDRTIRLAEEGRVRDPDNALIVQQLSQLYQQRFHLTRDVDDLARSVELYRRCVAAYPTAPARRIQLAELLVQLGEATRSTGLRREAADSLRAALELESNRVYVSQPNRMPPEEIQRIRDRIGSLE is encoded by the coding sequence ATGCGTGATCGACGTGCCGAAAGACCACCCCCGCGCGGAGAGATCGCATCAAACGAGCGTATCAGCCATGTGCTCCTTTTCATTCTGCTCGCGCTCATTCCCCTGCGCACGATCATCAACGAAACACACACATTCGAGTCCCCGCGGCTTATGCGCACACTGCAGGCGCCGGGAACAGTGCAGCCGGCGACGACATTCGTGCTCGATGCGATCATCATCGCGGTCGCCGGCACCGTCCTTGTCCGGCAATTCCAACGCGGACTAAAACCGCGCACGACCGGCGGCGAACTCGGCTTTGCGCTGCTCGCGGTCGCGGCCATCATCTCCACGACCCGAGCCGGTCAGAAGCACCTCGCGCTGATTGGCACGATCGATTTTCTCTCCGGACTCGTTTACTTCTTCGCCCTGCGGCAACTGCTGACATCACCACGGCACATTCGACTTGCCTTGTACGTCCTGACCGGCACAGCCGCGACCATTGTGTTCAAAGCGGCATGGCAGCATTTCGTCGAATTGCCTGATACCATTCGATATTTCGAAGAGCACCGAGCCGAGCTCATGGGGCCGGCCAGCAACGGCGAGCCGTCCCCAGGATTCACACATGATTTTGAAATGCGGATGAGGTCCGGAGCCGTCACCGGCTTCTACGGCCATCCCAATCTCCTCGCCAGCCAGTTGATCGTTTTCATCGCGGCTGTCGTGTCGCTCATCGCGGATCGACTCAGCCGCAAAATCCGCCCGGCCGCGATCGCCATGCCCGCACTGCTGATACTCGCACTCTTCGCAGTGCTATTTGGGACACAAAGCAAAGGCGCGATGGCGGCCTGTCTGATCGGCGCCGTTTTCTGGATCGGCCATTCGCTGCTTCGCCGGCTGCGACTGCCGCCCAATCGCGCAATCGCCCTCGGCTGGATCGTCGCGGCACTGGCGGCCGCTGCAGTCGTCGGACTGCTCCGGGCAAAACCGGATGTGCTGGGTCGATCGATCCTTTTTCGTTACATGTATTGGCAAGGCGCCGCCGACATGATGCATGAACTCGGCCTCCTCGGCGTCGGCGCGGATAATTTCGGGCGTCACTTCACGCGATTCAAGCCCGTCGAGTGTCCCGAAGAAGTGGAATCACCGCACAGCTGGCCGGTGCAATTAGCGACCGAGTGGGGCGTCGTGGGACTGGCCGGATTTCTCATTCTGGCGATCGGCGTCTCCCGTCGCGCGGCCGAACCAACCGGGCCAGCCGATCACGACACGACTTCGGCCGGCGAAAGCTCGTCAATGATTCTCCGGATCTCGGCGGTGTTCGCATGCACATTTATCCCGTGGCTGGCCATCGTCGGAAATGACGAACCGGCCCTGCTCACACTTAGTGCCGGACTCGTGGCATTTCCGTGGTTTATCGGCGCGCTGGCTAGCGCGTTCGAATTCACTGATTCACCCGGCATTTCTGATGCGCGGACGGGACCGATCTCGCTAATCGCGGCCGCCGGGGTCATCGGATTTCTGGTTCATACGTCGATCGATCTGGCGCTTTTCGCGGGCGGTCCGGCAACCTCATTCCTCGCACTCGCCGCCGTCATGCTGGCCTCCCGAGACCACGAGGCGACCGTGCAACCGCCTCCGCCGAGTGCATTGGCGTCTCGACGGCCGCGCGCGCCGCTCATTGCCGCGGCCGTCTTCGCGGCGTCATCCGGCGCAATTCTGCTCTGGCTCGCTCTGTCCGCCGCGAAAGTCGCCGCGGAGCTCCCCGTCGCCCGCGCCGCCGTCAAACCAACACCATGGGAAATCTATGAGCGTTCACCGGGCGGCATCGCCTATGCGTCGGCGCACGCCTGCTATCCACTTGATGCAACGGCCGTCACGGAATGGACGGAACAATTATTCCCCCGGGTTCGCACCCTCGCGCATTCCGATCGCACGATCCGCCTGGCGGAAGAGGGTCGCGTTCGCGATCCGGACAACGCACTCATCGTCCAGCAATTGAGCCAACTGTATCAGCAGCGATTTCATCTGACCCGCGATGTCGACGATCTGGCGCGATCGGTCGAGTTGTACCGCCGCTGCGTGGCGGCTTATCCGACCGCACCGGCGCGGCGCATCCAGCTCGCGGAGTTACTCGTCCAGCTCGGCGAAGCCACGAGATCGACCGGGCTGCGTCGCGAGGCGGCGGACAGCTTGCGCGCGGCACTGGAGCTTGAATCGAATCGCGTCTATGTATCGCAGCCGAACCGAATGCCGCCGGAGGAAATCCAACGAATCCGCGACCGAATCGGATCGCTGGAGTAG